TGGGCGGGGCGGGAAGGCTGGTATAGGAGCGCCAGCATTGCGACGACGTTGGCCGTCCGGGGACCGGCCTGCGACGCGCGGACGCCGTTGGCGCCGGTGACACCCCCATCGAAAGGGGAAGACGACATGAATCGGCCCGTCGTAGCAGCAATCGATGGTTCGCCGGCCAGCCTGGCGGCGGCGGACTGGGCGGCGAGGCAAGCTTTGTACCGCAAACTGTCGCTGTCCTTGGTGCACGTGAGTCCCGAGCGTCCCTCAGGAGAGGCAATACCGGTCTCGACCGCCGCGCCGCGGGACGGGGCGTCCCGGCTGATCTCTGAAGAGGCTCGTCGGGACATGGTCCACAGTGAGCTGGACATCTTGACGGTCCAGTTGGAGGGAAATCCGCGCGAGGTGCTTCTCCGTGAGTCGGCCGGTGCTGAAATGCTGGTACTCGGTTCGCGACCTCTCAGGGGTTTGGGGGGCTTCGTTCTTGGGGGCCTGGGTCTGCACCTGGCTGCTCACTCGGAACGGCCGGTGATCATCGTTCGACAGCCGGAGGAGGCCGAGGGGGGTCGTGTCGGGGAGTCCGTCCATGCTCCGATCATGGTGCTGGGCCTCGATACCGAGAATCAGGCCGACGACTTGATTGACTTCGCCTTCCACGCAGCACAGGCCGCTGGGGCCAGCCTCCGCATCGTTAGCGCGGCGGCTCTGCCGGTCTTCCCGCTTCACCATTTCGTGCCGGTGAGCCCCGAGGAGAGGGTTCGGCTGGAGGAGCGCGAGCGCCCGGCGCTGGAACGAGCGCTTGAGGGATGGGCCGAGAAGTTCCCAAAGGTGAAGGTCGACACCGCGATCGTCGTGGGGCATGCCGATGAGGTGCTCGTCGATGAGTCCCGGGGCGCTGACGTTGTCATTGTGGGACGTCGACGAGCCGTTGGCCCACATCATCTCGGAGCCGTCGCTCACGCGGTGGTTCATCACGCGCCGTGCTCGGTCGCGGTGGTTCCGCACAACTGAGTACGACACAGACGCCGCCTTGGACAGTGCAGCCCGGTGGTGACCTGGCAGGGGCAGATCAGTCCGGTCCGCGGCGGTCACGGTGTCCGCCAAGCAGGCTGCGGCACGCCCGACCGCTCCCGAGGCGGCTCCGGCCGGGCGGGTGACGGAGTGCGCCGAGCCCGTGTCCGGTGCCGAACCCGCGCCTCTGCTGGTCCGTGACGTCATGGACGTACCGGCCGCATCGGTGCGCGGCGACATGCCGTTCCTGGAGGGCCGCCTGGTCGGTGTCGTGCACAGGAACGCACTGCTCAACGCGCTGATACACGATGATGCCTGGACTCGCGAGGAGATCGAGTCCCTCGCCGAATCCCGGCTGCCCGGAACACCGTCGAGGTCACCGTGCGCAATGGCGTCGTGGACGTCAGTGGCCGGATGGCGGAAGCCGATGTCCCGCGGCTCCTCACGGAGTCAAAGTCATCGACGACATGACCGTAGTGATCGATCACCTGAACCCTGTCACAGGGTGCCGCCGGAGTCCCGAACTCCGTCGGCAGGCACGCGATCCACGTCCTCGCTGTCCTGGCTCCGGCTCGGCCGGGTCCCAGAGCGGTCGCCCAGCATGATGGTGATCTCGGGAGGGACTTCGAGCGTGTTCTTGACGGTGCAGTGTGAGATCACCGCCTGGAACGCCCCGGCGCGGGCCGGGGGCAGTTCCGGGACGTCCACGGAGATGCTCAGCGAACCGACCCGCGCCGGGCGCGCGGAAGCCATCTTGTAGTCAGCGGCGACGCGCAGTCCCTTCCGGGGGATGCCGTGCCGGTCGAGGAAGCGCCCGGCGTAGTGCGCGATGCACGACGTCGCTGCGGCCACGAGCAGCTCCACCGGTGTCGGGGCTGTGTCATGACCACCGTCCGCCACAGGCTGATCAACCGTCAGTACGTGCCCTCGTACCGTTACTTCATAGGCGTCGCCTGAGATGGAAACGGCCTCGGCATGTCCCGGCACGCCCGGCTCGGGTGGAGCAACGGCCTCGGCCTGGAACAGCAGAATCCCGGCGACGCGCCTCGCCTCCTCGGGCGTCAAGGAGGCCCAGACCTCGCTTCGGGCATAGGGCTCGCACACGGTGCCCAGCACCACGCGGCCCATCTCGGCGGGCGGCCCCTCGGGCACGAATCTGGAGACACTGATCGTGCGGCCACACCCTGTGCGCACGTATTCCGCCTGCGTAGCCTGCTGCTTCTCGGACACGATGTCACCATCCGGAATCGTGAATTTCTCGCCTTGTGCCGACGGGCTTCAGCGCACTGGTAGCCCGACATCCAGCTGCGCGCCCACGTCCACGACCCGGCACAGCGCGGGCCAGCCGGACGAGCCGATCGATCAGCGAGCTGTTGGGGACGGTGCCGGTCAGAGTGACGGCGCCGTCCTGGACACGTACGTCCAGAGCTGATGAACCGGCCGGGATCAGACGGGCGACCAGTTCGCCGCGTACCTTCTCGGCAATGTCGGCGTCCGGGCGGAGACAGATCTTCAGCAGGTCGCCCCCGCTGACCACGCCCTTGAGGGCCCTTGTCGTCCACGACGGGAAGCCGCTTCAGACGGCCCCGGCCCATGAGCCGGGCGGCGCCGGCGATCGTGGCGTGCGGCGGCGCCGTAATGGCCGGGACCGTCATCCTCGGTCACCGGGCCCCGGCCGGTGGGCGGCGAGGCGTTTGCGTGCCTCGGAGTACGTGTCCGCGTCGATCTCGCCGGAGGCGAAGCGGCGGTCAAGGATCTCCTCTGGCGTTTCCCTCGGTGTCTTCCGGGGGTCCGTGGCGTCGTGGCGACCAGCCGAGTGCTGCGTCAGGCGCACGACCGCCCACACCACAAGGCCGATCAACGCGATCCACAGCAGCGGCATCAGGGTCATCCAGGCCCAGCCACCATTCCAGTACGTCACCGTGGCTCACCTCCTAGGACTCCTCTACTCTCCACGCGTACCGGGAAGGGCGCCAGTGCCCACCGGCCTCGCTCCCTGGGCCGCTCGGCCCTCTGTGGCCACTCGGTGGCTGCTCGGCCCCTCGCCGGTCACGGTGGTCGGGGCGCCGGGGATGCGGGTCTGGTCAGCCGCATCCGGCTGGGCTGTACCGGAGCAGCCGTGACCTGGCGGCCGGCCTTCGCGCGGCGAAGGCACAGTGGTGGGTCGCCACCTCTTCGCTGGCATGCGTACGGGGTTCGCCGAACCCACACTGGCCTTAAGGCGTTCCGGTCGGGGCGGGCCAGCTCTCTGTGCTTCCCGCGCAGATTGCGAGGCTCGAAGCTGGGAGGAGACGGTCATGACCACTGCACGAGAGATCATGCATGCCGGTGCCATGTGCATCCAGGAGAGCGAGACCCTGGAGGACGCGGCGCGCCGGATGAGTGAGCTGGACGTCGGAGCCCTCCCGATCTGCGGGCCGGACGACCGGCTGCACGGGATTATCACCGACCGTGACATCGTGGTGAAGTGTCTTGCCAAGGGCAAGGACCCGAAGACCATGACTGCGGGCATGCTCGAGCAGGGCAAGCCGATCACGATCGACGCGGAGGCCGACACGGACCAAGTCCTCCAGGCCATGGAGGAGCACAAGATCCGGCGGCTGCCGGTCATCGACAACCATCGCCTGGTCGGCATGATCAGCGAAGCGGACCTCGCACGTCGTCTGCCGGAGGAACAGGTGGGCCATTTCGTGGAGGTGGTCTGCGCGACCCACTGACCACTCGGCCGTGCCCTTCGCCGGGCAGGCGACCGTCACTGGAAGGCGGCGTGGATCTCCTGCTCGGTGGCGGCGTGGGAGACGACGAGGAGTTGTCGCCGGGCTGGAGCCGCATCTCGGGGGAAGGGACAGTGGGTTGGCCGTCGCGGATGACGGTGGCGATGACGGTGCCTGCGGGGAGGGTGATCTCGGCGAGCGTGCGGCCTATGGCGCGGAACTGTGGCGTGATGGCGGTTTCGATGACGTCAACACCCGCTTTCCTCAGGCGCAGCAGGGCCACCGTGTCCGTGGCGCCGGTGGCTTCCTCGATGAGGGAGATCAGGGGGGTGGCTGCGGGAACTGCGGTGTCGACTCCCCAGTTCTGGTCGAAGAGCAAGGTGTTTTCCGCGTCGTTGACGCGTGCCGCGACGCGGGGGATATGACGATCACCGAAGCAGCGGAGCAGACCGTCAGGTACTACCGCACGGTGCATCTCGGTGTCTCGGTCGACGACCACGGCTGCTGACGCGAACCCGGCGAATACGGCACCATTCCGCCGGCTACGCGCCGGGCCGTTTGCTTTGTACCGGCAAGAAACTTCGATCCTTTTTGCCGGAGCATGGCAGTGCGGCGGACGTTTGCACTGATCACCATGGGTGAGTTGATCATGACGAGCGAGGCGGGGGCCGCTGTCGTTCGACCAGGAGTGGGCTCAAGCCCAAAGCGATGCAAGGGGCGCGGCAGTCGCCATGCGCCTGAACAAGGCCGACAGCACAGGTGGTTCGACGCCGAAGCCAGGGTCCGCGGACTACGTGGTGGAGGACGACGAACTCGGCGACATCGGCCACGCCGCGCACGGGCTCTTCAGCGGACTGGAGTCCGGGGGCAAGCACGCCAGTGCCGCGAGCGAGACGGCCGGTACGAGCCTGAAGGGTGACGGGTTCACGAGCGGCACGGCCCTCACCGAGGTGACGCGATCGAGAAGGTGACGAGCAGGGCGTACGGGCCCGGCGTGAACGCCAAGGCGGCGGTCGTGACGCTGCCGAGGGCGACCAGGGCGGTGGTCCGCATGGTCACTCCGGTTCGGCGGGCGAGCGTGGCGTACAGGGTTCGGCCGAGGGTCTGTCCTGCGCCGCCGAGTCCGAGGGCCCAGGCGGCCTGGGTGGTGGTGTAGCCGCGTTCGAGCAGGAGGGGGACGAGGGCAACGACGACGGCGTACATGGCGAAGGCGGAGAGAGTGAGGGATGCGGCGAGCATCCAGAACGGTCGGCTGCGTGTAACGGATGCCGCACTGGAGTCGGTATGCGCGGTGGCGGGTGGAGGCGCCTTGGGCCAGGGGGTGTTCAGTGCGAGCGCGTGCGCAGGCACTGTGACGACGGCGAGGATCCCGCCGAGCACCAGGTAAGCGGCGCGCCAGGAGAGGTGGTTGGCGAGGGCGGCGGTCAGGGGGGCGAAGACAGTGGAGGCAAGGCCGCCGGCGAGGGTGACGATGGTCAGGGCGCGTACGTGGTCCGGTGCCCACCAGCGGGTCAATGCCGCGAAGGCGGGCAGGTAGAAGGTGGACGCCATCGCAAGGCCGGCGAGTAGCCACCCCGCTGTGAACACCGTCAGGTTGGGGGCGGTGGCGATGAGGAGAATGCTGAGGGCGCCAAGTATCGAGCCGGACGTCATGACGGTGCGTGGGCCTCGGTGGTCGAGGACTCGGCCGATGCGGATCCCGGCGAGCGCGGAGATGAGCAGGGCGGCGGAGAACGCCGCGGTCGTGGCGCTCGTCGGCCAGCCGGTGTCGGCGGTGATCTGTGGGTTCAGGACGGGGAAGGCGTAGTAGAGGATGCCCCAGCTGGTGACCTGTGTCAGGCACAGGGCGGGGAGGGCGGCGCGGGGACGCGACCGGTCCGCTGTTCCGGTCGCGGCCCCGCGTTGTCGGCGTTGAGGTCGGTCACGAGCCGCAGCATCCGCCGGACGTGGCCTCGGCGGGCTCGGTAGCCGCGGCGGTGCCGATCTGTACCAGGGCGGGCGCGGGGGCGCAGCCGCCGCCGGACGTCTCGCTGGTGTCGGGGGTGTTGAAGAGTCCGGCGCCTCCGCATACACCTGTTTCGGGGAGGGTGAGTTCGACGCGGTCGGCTGCTTCGATGTCCCCGGCGATGGCGGCGACGACGGAGCGGACCTGCTCGTATCCGGTCATGGCCAGGAAGGTGGGGGCGCGGCCGTAGGACTTCATGCCGACGAGGTAGACGCCCTGTTCGGGGTGGGACAGTTCGCGGTGGCCGTGCGGGTAGACGGTGCCGCAGGAATGCTGGTTGGGGTCGATCAGCGGGGCGAGGTCCACCGGGGCCTGGAGGCGTTCGTCGAGGCCGAGGCGGATCTCGGAGAGGAACGTGAGGTCGGGGCGGAAGCCGGTCAGCACGATGACCTCGTCGACGGGGTCCAGGCGGCGGCCGTCCTCAGCGACCAGCACCAGGCGGCCGTCGCCGTCCCGTTCCATCGCCTCGGTTCGGAAACCGGTGACCGCGTCGGCGTATCCCTGGTCGACAGCGGCCTTCGCCGCCATGCCAAGAGCGCCGCGCGCGGGCAGCTGGTCAGCCTCGCCGCCCCCGAAGGTCGAGCCGTTGATCCCGCGGCGCAGGACCCAGACCCCATGTGTTCCCGCACCGCCGTCGCCCTTGGCGAGGTCGGCCAGGTAGGCCAGGGCGGTGAAGGCGGAAGCGCCGGAGCCGATGACCGCAGTGCGCTTTCCGGCGTACCGGGTGCGGACAGCAGGGTCCTTGAGGTCGGGGACGCGGTAGGTGATCCGGTCGGCGGCGGCGCGCTCGCCCAGGGCCGGGAGGCCGCTGCCGCCCGCGGGGCTGGGGGTGGTCCAGGTGCCGGAGGCGTCGATGACGGCGCGGGCGAAGATGCGCTCCTCGCTGCCGTCGGCGTATTCGACGTGGACGACGAAGGGCTGGGCTTCGCGGTCGGCGTCGACGATGCGGTCGCGGCCGGTGCGGGAGACTCCGGTGACGGTGGCGCCGACGCGAATCTTGTCGCCGAGGACATCGGCGAGGGGCTGGAGGTACTGCTCGGCCCAGTCTCCGCCGGACGGGTAGGTGGCGGCGTCCGGCTTCACCCAGCCGGTGGGGGCGAGGAGCTTCTCGACTGCCGGATCGGTGACCTCGCCCCAGGTGGAGAACAGCCGCACGTGCGACCACTCGCGGACCGCGGCGCCCGCGGCCGGGCCAGCCTCCAGAACCAACGGCTCGAGGCCGCGCTCGATCAGGTGGGCGGCGGCCGCCAAGCCGGCGGGCCCGGCACCAATCACGACAACGGGCAGCTCGGCGGTGGTGCTCTCACTCATCACATGTCTCCGGACTCGTGCGAAGGGCAGGGGGCGGTGGTGGGGTCGGCTTGTCAGCAGCAGCCGGTGCCGGTGGCGACAGCTTCGCGCTTGGCCGCCGGGTCACAGCAGGCTTCGGCCGCCTTCGCGCCTTCGCTGGTGCCGCAGCACGGGGAGGGCTCGGCCGGAGCGGTCGCATCGGCAGGCGGTGCGGGGGCCGGTCCGCAGCACGACGGCGCGGCCTCGGCGGAGTTGTGGGTGGTGCCGGTGGCGGGGGCGACGGGCTCGTTCATAACGACTCCTCGGTGTTTCGATATCTGTCGATGTCTTGCGCTGCCAGCATGGCACCTGATTCGATGAACGTCAACATAGACATTTGTCGAATTGGAGGAGTTTTTCATGGAGCACGTCGACGTCGCACTGATCGGTGGCGGCCAGTCGGGGCTCGCCACGGCACACGCCCTCATACGTCAGGGCCTCAGGCCGGTGGTGCTGGAGGCGCCTGAGCGGGCGGCCGGCTCGTGGCCGCGGTACTACGAAAGCCTCACCCTGTTCTCGCCAGCCCGGTACAGCTCCCTGCCCGGCATGCCCTTCGGCGGCGGTGCCCCCGGCCGGTATCCGCACCGCGACGAGGTCATCGACTACCTGACTGCCTACGCCTCCCGGCTCGATGCCGACATCCGCACCGGGCACCGCGTGACAGAGGTGCGCGCCGAGCCGCGCGGCTTCGTGGTCGGGCCTGGAGGGCGGCGACGAGCTGGCAGCGCGGGCTGTTGTTGCGGCATCCGGCACGTTCGGCCGCCCCCACCGTCCGACGCTGCCGGGTCTGGAGGGCTTCACCGGCACGGTGCTGCATGCCGCCGAGTACCGCAGCACCGCGCCGTTTGCCGGGCAGCGGATCGTGGTGGTGGGCGCCGGTAACTCAGCGGTGCAGATCGCCGTCGAACTGGCCACCGTGGCACGGGTGACGCTCGCCGGCCGCCACCCGGTGAAGTTTGCGCCGCAGCAGATCCTCGGCCGGGACCTGCACTTCTGGCTGCGGCGGACCGGCCTGGACACCGCGCCGCTCGGCCGCCTCCTGAGCACCCCGCCCGCTCAGCCGGTGATCGACGACGGCCGCTACCGCGCCGCCCTCGGCGTCGGCATGCCGGACCGGTGCGCGATGTTCACCGGCATCGACGGCAGCAAGGTGACGTGGGCGGAAGGGACGGTGGAGGAGGTGGACACGATTCTGCTGGCCACCGGCTACCGCCCCGACCAGCCCTATCTCACCGGTCTCCGCGCGCTGGACGACGCCGGGCACCCCCGCCACCGCGACGGCCTCTCCCCGGTGCACCCGGGTGTGGCGTTCGTCGGGCTGGAGTGGCAGCGCAGCCTGTCCTCCGACTCCCTGCGCGGCGTCGGCCGGGACGCCGCCCGCTTCGCCCGGCGCCTTTCCGCCCACCTGACCCGCCGCTGAGCTGCACGGACCCCTCCACAGAATAGTTCGACGGGTGTCAACATAGATGCATGTCGAATGCGAAGGTG
This portion of the Streptomyces sp. NBC_01750 genome encodes:
- a CDS encoding OsmC family protein; the encoded protein is MSEKQQATQAEYVRTGCGRTISVSRFVPEGPPAEMGRVVLGTVCEPYARSEVWASLTPEEARRVAGILLFQAEAVAPPEPGVPGHAEAVSISGDAYEVTVRGHVLTVDQPVADGGHDTAPTPVELLVAAATSCIAHYAGRFLDRHGIPRKGLRVAADYKMASARPARVGSLSISVDVPELPPARAGAFQAVISHCTVKNTLEVPPEITIMLGDRSGTRPSRSQDSEDVDRVPADGVRDSGGTL
- a CDS encoding BON domain-containing protein, whose amino-acid sequence is MVSGGDLLKICLRPDADIAEKVRGELVARLIPAGSSALDVRVQDGAVTLTGTVPNSSLIDRLVRLARAVPGRGRGRAAGCRATSALKPVGTRREIHDSGW
- a CDS encoding universal stress protein encodes the protein MNRPVVAAIDGSPASLAAADWAARQALYRKLSLSLVHVSPERPSGEAIPVSTAAPRDGASRLISEEARRDMVHSELDILTVQLEGNPREVLLRESAGAEMLVLGSRPLRGLGGFVLGGLGLHLAAHSERPVIIVRQPEEAEGGRVGESVHAPIMVLGLDTENQADDLIDFAFHAAQAAGASLRIVSAAALPVFPLHHFVPVSPEERVRLEERERPALERALEGWAEKFPKVKVDTAIVVGHADEVLVDESRGADVVIVGRRRAVGPHHLGAVAHAVVHHAPCSVAVVPHN
- a CDS encoding NAD(P)-binding domain-containing protein, which produces MSESTTAELPVVVIGAGPAGLAAAAHLIERGLEPLVLEAGPAAGAAVREWSHVRLFSTWGEVTDPAVEKLLAPTGWVKPDAATYPSGGDWAEQYLQPLADVLGDKIRVGATVTGVSRTGRDRIVDADREAQPFVVHVEYADGSEERIFARAVIDASGTWTTPSPAGGSGLPALGERAAADRITYRVPDLKDPAVRTRYAGKRTAVIGSGASAFTALAYLADLAKGDGGAGTHGVWVLRRGINGSTFGGGEADQLPARGALGMAAKAAVDQGYADAVTGFRTEAMERDGDGRLVLVAEDGRRLDPVDEVIVLTGFRPDLTFLSEIRLGLDERLQAPVDLAPLIDPNQHSCGTVYPHGHRELSHPEQGVYLVGMKSYGRAPTFLAMTGYEQVRSVVAAIAGDIEAADRVELTLPETGVCGGAGLFNTPDTSETSGGGCAPAPALVQIGTAAATEPAEATSGGCCGS
- a CDS encoding TrkA C-terminal domain-containing protein, which encodes METAITPQFRAIGRTLAEITLPAGTVIATVIRDGQPTVPSPEMRLQPGDNSSSSPTPPPSRRSTPPSSDGRLPGEGHGRVVSGSRRPPPRNGPPVPPADDVRGPLR
- a CDS encoding CBS domain-containing protein; this encodes MTTAREIMHAGAMCIQESETLEDAARRMSELDVGALPICGPDDRLHGIITDRDIVVKCLAKGKDPKTMTAGMLEQGKPITIDAEADTDQVLQAMEEHKIRRLPVIDNHRLVGMISEADLARRLPEEQVGHFVEVVCATH
- a CDS encoding SHOCT domain-containing protein, with amino-acid sequence MTYWNGGWAWMTLMPLLWIALIGLVVWAVVRLTQHSAGRHDATDPRKTPRETPEEILDRRFASGEIDADTYSEARKRLAAHRPGPGDRG
- a CDS encoding flavin-containing monooxygenase; protein product: MAARAVVAASGTFGRPHRPTLPGLEGFTGTVLHAAEYRSTAPFAGQRIVVVGAGNSAVQIAVELATVARVTLAGRHPVKFAPQQILGRDLHFWLRRTGLDTAPLGRLLSTPPAQPVIDDGRYRAALGVGMPDRCAMFTGIDGSKVTWAEGTVEEVDTILLATGYRPDQPYLTGLRALDDAGHPRHRDGLSPVHPGVAFVGLEWQRSLSSDSLRGVGRDAARFARRLSAHLTRR